The DNA window TATAGATTTTAAATTTTAGATTATGAATTTTGACAGATGATGATTAACAGACTTTAAACGACGACCTGGGAAAGAAAGGCGTTAAAAAAATAAAGGCTGTGAACGGTAAGAAAATTCTTCTGTCCGAAGCGCGGCACAAGAAGTTCAAAGACAGTTCTTATAGCTGATCCGCGCAAGTTCAGAATTTTTAGTGATCAGCCTTTGTTTTTAGTCTTTCTTTCCAGTCTTGATCTTTTGTTTCTTTTGTTTGACTACGTCGAATCTTCGATTTCAAGGCAAAAGAAAAGAGGGGAATATGTTTTTAGATGAGAGATGATAGACGGATAGATAAGAGACAGAGATCATGGATTTTAAATTTTAGAATAATATTTATCTTTGTGTAGGGCGGACTGTTTCTTTAGCCTATGAGTTCATAACCCCGGGATCATTAATTAGTTTGAATTGAGTAAAGGTTAGATTATGGCAAAAAAGAGTGCGGGTATTTTACTGTTCAGAAAACAGAAAGGGGAGCTGTATGTATTTCTGGTACATCCGGGCGGGCCTTTCTGGAAAAATAAAGATGACGGAGCATGGTCGGTTCCCAAAGGGGAAATCATGGAGGATGAAGATCCGCTGGAACGGGCGCGTACTGAATTTTCAGAAGAGACCGGAAAGGAGGTTACCGGAAATTTTATTGCTCTGAAAGCCATCACCCAAAAGGGCGGGAAGACCGTTTATTGCTGGGCTGTGGAAGGAGAAATCGAGACTTCAGGATTGTCCAGCAATACGATCATGATCGCGTGGCCGCCCAGGTCCGGAAAAATGATGGAGATTCCTGAAGTAGACCGGTGGGAATGGTTTTCGGCGGAAGAGGCACGAATTAAAATCAATCCTGCGCAATGCGCATTCATTGATGAAATTGAAGGAGTACTACAATGATTACAATTCCCGGATCATTCGGAAAGTAAGGTTGATACGGGGGCGCATAAGCTCAGAAGATTTGGCAATGCGGTGTTCCCATTCCGTCTGTAAATTCCCTTTCATAATCAGTAAAGAACCATGAGCGAGGGAAATGGAGTGTTTCTGCCTGTGGTCATCCAGTTTCCTGAAATCAAAATTTCTTACCTGCCCCAGGCTCAGTGAAGCAATGGAAGACAGGGTTTCGGTAGCGTGCGTCTTGTCGCGGTGCCACGCTACGGAATCATGACCGTTACGGTATAAGTTCAGCAATACCGAATTAAAACGGCAATCCGTTTCATTTTCAATGCGTTTTTTGAGGTCCAGCAGCTCAGGCAGCCAAGGATGGGCGGTCACTGCTTTTTTACCGATCTGGTAAGAGGTGTCCGGATCGCCATACCAGGCGGTCAGGCGCGGAGTAACAACTGTTTTATCCCGTATTTTCTGCAACGTCTGCTCCCAAGGAACGGTATCAATCAATAATCTGATCAGCTGGTCTGCTTCTTCCCTGGCTAAAAATTGTTCCGTATAATCCAGCAGTTGATCGGGGAAACGGTAAAATTCATCAGAATTGAAAAGGCTAAGTTGTTGCATTACAAAATAGAGGCGTTACAGGTTCAAAATAAATCATAGTGTTACCGTATAAAAGTAACACTATGAGTTGTTCTTGCTTAAATCATTGACATATTGATACAATGACTGATGTGGTGTTGTTAAATGTGCAGTTTGCTTAATCAAGTGGTCTTCTTCCTGATATAAGGTTATAAAGGATCACAATGATGGCAATTACCAATAAGATGTGAACAAGATATCCTGTATCCATTCCCGGTACGATTCCTAACATACCTAAAAGCCAAACGACGATGCAGATTACTGCAACTAACCATAAAATACTTCTCATGACTGTAAAATTTAAAGTTATATATGAGGTTTATAGCATATTTTATGCCTTTTATGCCGGAGGATGAAAATGTGGTATCTGTTGAGCGAAAATTTTTATTGTTTAGATATTATATATCCGTCCTAATCGCTGTCTGGACCGGATTGCATGCGTTACTGCGATGATCGCTTTTTTTATGCTTAAAAGTTGAAAAACATGATTTCACACAGATTTCAGAATAATTCATGTGCTATTTAGTGCATAATTCATAGGAAACAGATATTTTTGCACGAGTGAATAGTTGATGGGAATTGGTAAGGACAATTATTTTATTCAATATATAAATGATCAACAAACCTTTGCACAATTTCCATATTCCCGTAATGGGATTGGCGTACACGATAGACAGCCCTATCCGTGTAGCGCAGTACGGAATATCTTCCGTCATTTCTATAATCGATGATGAGATTATAGAGAAAATGAAAAATTTTTACAGCAGGAAATTCAACCTGACGTATGCCGAGATTCCTGTGAAAGCAGACGATTACCGTGCCAGGAGGATTACGGACTACCTGAATATGGTAGATGAGATCGTTACGGAAAAGTTCGGAGCCTTTAAAGAGGACCTTGTTAAGAACAGAGCCACACTGAAAAGATTTACCGAAATGCTTCCCAACACTTCGGAGCTTAGAAAAAGCCTCCAGAGCTTTCTGGGCCAGAGCGGTGATTTCACTGCTGCCGTACGGCGCTGCATTGAGACCCACCTGAACCCGGGCAGCATTGACGTGAATATCATGACCAAAGTGGACAAGGACAATTACAGGGACCATGAACAGCTCCCTGTGATGTACAATGATGCCCATGCGTCACTCCGTGGATTTGCCAACAGCCGGTTATCCGCTGCTGT is part of the Chryseobacterium camelliae genome and encodes:
- a CDS encoding NUDIX hydrolase; translated protein: MAKKSAGILLFRKQKGELYVFLVHPGGPFWKNKDDGAWSVPKGEIMEDEDPLERARTEFSEETGKEVTGNFIALKAITQKGGKTVYCWAVEGEIETSGLSSNTIMIAWPPRSGKMMEIPEVDRWEWFSAEEARIKINPAQCAFIDEIEGVLQ
- a CDS encoding alpha-ketoglutarate-dependent dioxygenase AlkB family protein, with amino-acid sequence MQQLSLFNSDEFYRFPDQLLDYTEQFLAREEADQLIRLLIDTVPWEQTLQKIRDKTVVTPRLTAWYGDPDTSYQIGKKAVTAHPWLPELLDLKKRIENETDCRFNSVLLNLYRNGHDSVAWHRDKTHATETLSSIASLSLGQVRNFDFRKLDDHRQKHSISLAHGSLLIMKGNLQTEWEHRIAKSSELMRPRINLTFRMIREL
- a CDS encoding lmo0937 family membrane protein; amino-acid sequence: MRSILWLVAVICIVVWLLGMLGIVPGMDTGYLVHILLVIAIIVILYNLISGRRPLD